A DNA window from Setaria viridis chromosome 2, Setaria_viridis_v4.0, whole genome shotgun sequence contains the following coding sequences:
- the LOC117846002 gene encoding adenylate kinase isoenzyme 6 homolog isoform X2 has protein sequence MAVANGGASRRSRPNVLVTGTPGTGKTTTCSLLSEAAGLRHVNIGDLVREKSLHDGWDDDLECHVINEDLVCDELEDMMEEGGILVDYHGCDFFPERWFDLVVVLQTDNSILHDRLTSRILFAEVIRVPSSQTT, from the exons ATGGCGGTGGCGAACGGCGGCGCCTCCCGGCGCTCGCGGCCGAACGTGTTGGTGACGGGGACTCCGGGCACGGGGAAGACGACGACGTGCTCCCTCCTCTCTGAAGCTGCGGGTCTCCGCCACGTCAACATCGGCGACCTCGTCCGCGAGAAGAGCCTCCACGACGGCTGGGACGACGACCTCGAGTGCCACGTCATCAACGAGGACCTG GTCTGCGACGAGCTTGAGGACATGATGGAAGAAGGTGGTATACTGGTAGATTACCATGGATGCGATTTCTTTCCGGAGCGTTGGTTTGACCTAGTAGTTGTGCTCCAGACTGACAACTCAATTCTGCATGATCGCTTGACCAGCAG AATCTTATTCGCAGAGGTTATACGGGTTCCAAGCTCTCAAACAACATAG
- the LOC117846002 gene encoding adenylate kinase isoenzyme 6 homolog isoform X1, translating to MAVANGGASRRSRPNVLVTGTPGTGKTTTCSLLSEAAGLRHVNIGDLVREKSLHDGWDDDLECHVINEDLVCDELEDMMEEGGILVDYHGCDFFPERWFDLVVVLQTDNSILHDRLTSRGYTGSKLSNNIECEIFQVLLEEARESYKEDIVMPLRSDNVEDISRNVGTLTDWVNNWRPS from the exons ATGGCGGTGGCGAACGGCGGCGCCTCCCGGCGCTCGCGGCCGAACGTGTTGGTGACGGGGACTCCGGGCACGGGGAAGACGACGACGTGCTCCCTCCTCTCTGAAGCTGCGGGTCTCCGCCACGTCAACATCGGCGACCTCGTCCGCGAGAAGAGCCTCCACGACGGCTGGGACGACGACCTCGAGTGCCACGTCATCAACGAGGACCTG GTCTGCGACGAGCTTGAGGACATGATGGAAGAAGGTGGTATACTGGTAGATTACCATGGATGCGATTTCTTTCCGGAGCGTTGGTTTGACCTAGTAGTTGTGCTCCAGACTGACAACTCAATTCTGCATGATCGCTTGACCAGCAG AGGTTATACGGGTTCCAAGCTCTCAAACAACATAGAGTGCGAGATCTTCCAAGTGCTCCTGGAGGAAGCGAGGGAGAGCTACAAAGAGGACATTGTGATGCCCTTGCGAAGCGACAATGTGGAGGATATTAGTAGGAATGTGGGTACATTGACAGACTGGGTAAACAACTGGAGACCATCCTGA
- the LOC117846236 gene encoding probable inorganic phosphate transporter 1-7 encodes MAREKLQVLHALDVAETQRYHVRAVVIAGTGFFADAYDLFCITLVTRLLGRIYYHVPGRGEPGRLPPRLEAAISGATFCGMVVGQLFFGWLGDRVGRKRFYGKTVMLMAMGSFLSGLSFGRTAGGVMATLCFFRFWLGVGIGGDYPLSATIMAEYASKRTRGTFVAAVFAMEGFGVLAGCIVTLAVSATFQARTGAPAYEEDPAASTPPQADYAWRIVLMAGAIPACLTYHWRMLMPETARYTALVARDAGKAARDMSRVLEVDITAGEPGEMEGFTRGRDDYGVLSRRFALRHGLHLLGAAACWFVLDVVVYSQNILQEKIFSDAKWVPKARTMSALEEAYRIGRAHAIIALCGTLPGYWFAVAFVDVVGRKAIQFLGFAMMMSFMLAIAALYDGLTASPGRRTWLVVMYAVTFFFANFGPNSTTFIVPAEIFPAHLRATCHGMSAAAGKVGAIFATFGFMYAAQMADGSEAAETGYPLGIGARTSLFVLGASNVLGILFTCFLPEPKGRSLEEVSGDGSESMDKDDADVDVGDSQILPL; translated from the coding sequence atggcgcGGGAGAAGCTGCAGGTGCTGCACGCGCTGGACGTGGCGGAGACGCAGCGTTACCACGTCCGCGCGGTGGTCATCGCCGGCACGGGCTTCTTCGCCGACGCCTACGACCTCTTCTGCATCACGCTGGTCACCAGGCTCCTGGGCCGCATCTACTACCACGTCCCGGGCCGCGGCGAGCCCGGGCGGCTCCCGCCGCGGCTGGAGGCGGCGATCAGCGGCGCCACCTTCTGCGGCATGGTCGTGGGCCAGCTCTTCTTTGGCTGGCTCGGCGACAGGGTCGGCCGCAAGCGCTTCTACGGCAAGACTGTCATGCTCATGGCCATGGGCTCCTTCCTCTCGGGCCTCTCCTTCGGCCgcaccgccggcggcgtcaTGGCCACGCTCTGCTTCTTCCGCTTCTGGCTCGGCGTCGGCATCGGCGGAGACTACCCGCTCTCCGCAACCATCATGGCCGAGTATGCCAGCAAGCGGACTAGGGGCAccttcgtcgccgccgtcttcgCCATGGAGGGCTTCGGCGTTCTCGCCGGCTGCATCGTCACGCTCGCCGTCTCCGCCACGTTCCAGGCGCGAACCGGCGCTCCGGCCTACGAGGAGGACCCCGCGGCGTCCACCCCGCCGCAGGCCGACTACGCGTGGAGGATCGTCCTCATGGCCGGCGCCATCCCGGCGTGCCTCACCTACCACTGGCGGATGCTGATGCCCGAGACGGCACGCTACACGGCGCTGGTCGCCCGCGACGCCGGCAAGGCCGCGCGCGACATGTCCAGGGTGCTCGAGGTGGACAtcaccgccggcgagccggGCGAGATGGAGGGCTTCACCAGGGGCAGGGACGACTACGGCGTCCTGTCCCGCCGCTTCGCGCTCCGCcacggcctccacctcctcggcgccgccgcgtgctGGTTCGTGCTCGACGTCGTCGTCTACTCCCAGAACATCCTCCAGGAGAAGATCTTCAGTGACGCAAAGTGGGTGCCTAAGGCGCGCACCATGAGCGCGCTGGAGGAGGCCTACCGCATCGGCCGCGCGCACGCCATCATCGCGCTCTGCGGCACGCTGCCGGGCTACTGGTTCGCCGTCGCCTTCGTCGACGTCGTCGGCCGGAAGGCCATCCAGTTCCTCGGCTTCGCCATGATGATGTCGTTCAtgctcgccatcgccgccctcTACGACGGCCTGACGGCGAGCCCCGGGCGGCGGACATGGCTGGTGGTCATGTACGCCgtcaccttcttcttcgccaACTTCGGGCCCAACAGCACCACCTTCATCGTGCCGGCGGAGATCTTCCCGGCACACCTGCGCGCGACGTGCCACGggatgtcggcggcggcggggaaggtcGGTGCCATCTTCGCGACGTTCGGGTTCATGTACGCCGCGCAGATGGCAGACGGCAGCGAGGCGGCCGAGACGGGGTACCCGTTGGGCATTGGCGCCCGCACCTCCTTGTTCGTGCTCGGCGCGTCCAACGTGCTGGGGATACTCTTCACCTGCTTCCTGCCGGAGCCGAAGGGGAGGTCGCTGGAGGAGGTGTCCGGTGACGGCAGCGAGTCCATGGACAAAGATGACGCAGACGTGGACGTGGGCGACTCCCAGATTCTACCGCTGTAG